The genomic stretch GGAACAGGGAACAGGGAACAGGGAACAGGGAACAGGGAACAGGGAACAGGGAACAGGGAACAGGGAACAGGGAAGAAAGGAGGAATGTACGGGGTTCACGCTTACCCTAACAACTAACAACTGATAACTGATAACTGATAACTGATAACTGATAATTACTTCGCTTCGATCCAAACTTTAATTCCTTCTACCCGTAGACCTTGACCTTTTGTGCCGCAGTATTGGCCGTTGGTGCAGACGGGAACATCGCCTTTATTTTGGATGTGGGCCGTATAGAAGACCGTGTAGTTCGGAGCTTGGGGGCCAGTGAGTTCAATGATAAATCCCTCAATTTGTCGGTTTTTGCCCCGTTCTCCTACTAATTGTCCTTCGGAAATCCAGGGGGTATCCCCAACGTTGGCGATATGAGCCATGTAGCGCAGACTTAAACCTGCAATGGGGGGATCAATGTTAATTTGCAGAGCTTCTAAACGCCGTCCTTGACCTCGTGTTCCGGCATATTCTCTGGCAGTAAAGATGCGATCGCCTAAGCCTTGTAAATGCACTAAAATTTTTAAATTAATATTAGAAAGGGTTGCCTTTTCTTGGGATTTAGATGCAAGGGGTGCATTGCCAAAAACAATATTTTTCCCATCAATGGTTGGGGGTAATTTGGTAACATCAATACTGGGAACAATAATTAATTCTGGACTAGCCGATCCTTGGGGTTCATCCAAGATCACAATATCAGGAATTTGCGGTTTAGGAACCGTCGCAACTGGAGCGGAAGGTTGAACTGTAAAATTAATTTTTCCTCTGGAAATTGCCACACCCAGAGACTTACCAAAGCCTTTGGTAATTTGTTCTTCTAAAATCGCCCATTGATTATCATCTAAATGATCTTGTTTTTCGACTAAGTTAACTAATGCTACTAAAGGATGATTTCCAGCCGCTAAAGCCTCTGCAACAGAATGCAGTTGATTTGTTTGTTGAGTAATGGATTGTTGCAATTCTCTTGCTTGATTTTGAGCCGTTTGTAAGGGGGGGAAATCCTGTTGTTCACTGTGGGTCAGAGAGAGAACTTGCTCTAAAATTTGCAACGCTTGTTGGTGAGTCTTCTGATGTCCAGGTGTGGCGGTTAAGGTCTGCAATAAATTCTGTAACTGTTGTACAGAGGTTGCTTGAGCAGCACCTTGTTGTCCTTGGGCGATGAATTTTTGTTGAATCTCGCTAAAGTTTTTAGAATAAGCGATGAGTTCATCGATTAAGGTTTTTGCAGGGGGAGTTCCTGCGGTTTTGAGATGTTGTGCCGCTTCAGCCAGAAGATTGCCTAAATTTGTATAGCGTTGAGATAATGCAGTCAGTTGTTGTTTTAACGTTTCGTAAGTCGGTTCCACAAAGAATAATCCTCCTAGTTCAAAGTTGGGAGCAGCATCGTTAAATATCTCCTCTATTGATTTTACCTGAAGAAGGACAGGAGTGTAAAAGCTTCTGATTTTTAATTTAAAGGTAAGGATAATTGGCAACAACTAAAAGATTGACGATGTTGAGAAGTCACACCATACTGTTGAATGGCTTGACGGTGTTTTGCAGTTCCGTAACCTTTATTTTGTTTTAAATCATATTGAGGATATTTTTCCGATAAACGAGTGATTAATTCATCTCGCCACACTTTTGCGACAATACTGGCAGCTGCTATTACCAAAGATGTACTATCTCCTTTGATGATAGTTTGTTGGGGAATGAATAATTGAGGAATTTTTTGATTCCCATCAATTAAACAAAGTTCGGGTTGAGGATTTAACTTAAAAATAGCGCGTTTCATCGCTAATAATGTGGCTTGTAAAATATTGAAGCGATCAATTTCTCGCACGGAAGCCCAACCAATTTTATAATCAATGGCGATCGCTTTTATTTCCAGGGCTAATCGCGAACGAACCCCAGGGGTTAATTTCTTACTATCTTTCACCCCAGCACGAGTTAATTGCGTCATACTATTCTCAGATAAAATCACGGCTGCTGCCACCACCGGGCCAAATAAAGCACCTCGTCCAACTTCATCCACTCCTGCGATTAAAATCGGAGTTGAAGAATCATCTGCTATCATTTCCTTCAAATTTAGACTTGCTATAATTATCTATCATAGATTAAACCGTATATTTTAAGAACTGATTTTATGAAACGAATTGTTTTGATTGCAGGCTTTGAATCTTTTAATGCTGATTTATATCGAAATTCTGCACAATTAGCCAGTGTTCGCTGTCCTGAATTAGAGATTTTTGTTTTTAGCGATCGCGCTATTTCTACTGAACCGGATACCGTAGCAGAAGCATTAGAAAATGCTGATGTTTTTTTTGCAAGTTTATTGTTTGATTATGATCAAGTTTTATGGTTGCGAGAACGAGTCCAAAAGATTCCTATTCGGTTAGTGTTTGAATCTGCCTTAGAATTAATGAGTTTAACTCAAATTGGAGCCTTTAAAATCGGCGACAAACCCAAAGGAATGCCCAAACCTATACAATTTATTCTCAGTAAATTTTCCAGTGGGAAAGAAGAAGATAAACTCGCGGGTTATATTAGTTTTCTCAAAACCGGGCCAAAATTATTAAAATTTGTTCCGGTTAAAAAAGTTCAAGATCTTCGCAACTGGTTAATTATATATGGCTATTGGAACGCAGGGGGAACGGAAAATGTCGCGGCTATGTTTTGGACAATTGCCACAAATTATTTAGGATTAACCGTTGGTGAAATTCCGCCCCCCGTAGAAACCCCCAATATGGGATTATTACATCCCGATTATAACGGTTATTTTGAATCGCCTAAAGCTTATTTAGAGTGGTATCAACACGAATATCCAGAGGCGGTTAATAATCCCGTTGTGGGTCTTTTATTATATCGAAAACACGTCATTACTCAACAAAATTATATCCCTCAATTAATTCGCTATTTTCAGCAAGATAATTTAATCCCCTTGCCGATTTTTATTAATGGTGTTGAAGGTCATGTTGCGGTTAGAGATTGGATGACTACAACGGATGAATTAAATAAGCGAGAACAGGGAAATATTGAAACCTTATCCTTATCCAAAGAAGCTGTAAAGGTTGATGCCATTGTTTCAACCATTGGGTTTCCCTTAGTTGGAGGGCCAGCAGGTTCGATGGAAGCCGGACGACAGGTGGAAATTGCTAAACAAATTTTAACCGTAAAAAACGTCCCTTATTTTATTGCAGCACCTCTATTAATTCAAGATTTATTATCCTGGACTCGTCAAGGAATAGGAGGCTTACAAAGTGTGGTTTTATATGCTTTACCGGAACTAGATGGTGCTATTGATACGGTTCCGTTAGGAGGTTTAGTCGGAGAAAATATCTATTTAATTCCTGAGCGAGTTAAACGGTTAACCGGACGAGTTAAAAGTTGGATTAAGCTGCGACAAAAATCTCCAAAAGATCGAAAAATCGCGATGATTTTATATGGATTTCCCCCAGGATATGGTGCTACAGGAACCGCCGCATTATTAAAGGTTCCTCAAAGTTTGTTAAAGGTTTTACAAGCGTTAAAAGCACAAGGTTATACCGTTGGAGAGTTACCAGAAACGGGCGAAAGTATAATTCAGAAGGTTAAACAAGCGGATGAAATCTTAGAAGCAAAACAGGATTTTATTTTTGCCGATGGGTCTGTTGTTTCTAATCAAGTCAATGTAGAAAAATTAGAGAAATGGTTAGGGTATTTACAACGAAGTCGAGTTGAAAAACAATGGCAATCTTTAACAGGAACGGGGATTAAAACTTTAGGAGAAGATTATCATATTGGAGGAATTCAATTAGGCAATATTTGGATCGGAGTGCAACCCCCTTTAGGGCTATCCGGTGATCCAATGCGGTTAATGTTTGAACGAGATTTAACCCCCCATCCCCAATATACTGCCTTTTATCAATGGTTACAAAAGGACTTTCAAGCCGATGCTATTGTTCATTTTGGAATGCACGGAACCGTTGAATGGTTGCCGGGTTCACCGTTAGGAAATACGGGTTATTCTTGGTCAGATATTTTACTGGGAAATCT from Planktothrix tepida PCC 9214 encodes the following:
- the bchH gene encoding magnesium chelatase subunit H, coding for MKRIVLIAGFESFNADLYRNSAQLASVRCPELEIFVFSDRAISTEPDTVAEALENADVFFASLLFDYDQVLWLRERVQKIPIRLVFESALELMSLTQIGAFKIGDKPKGMPKPIQFILSKFSSGKEEDKLAGYISFLKTGPKLLKFVPVKKVQDLRNWLIIYGYWNAGGTENVAAMFWTIATNYLGLTVGEIPPPVETPNMGLLHPDYNGYFESPKAYLEWYQHEYPEAVNNPVVGLLLYRKHVITQQNYIPQLIRYFQQDNLIPLPIFINGVEGHVAVRDWMTTTDELNKREQGNIETLSLSKEAVKVDAIVSTIGFPLVGGPAGSMEAGRQVEIAKQILTVKNVPYFIAAPLLIQDLLSWTRQGIGGLQSVVLYALPELDGAIDTVPLGGLVGENIYLIPERVKRLTGRVKSWIKLRQKSPKDRKIAMILYGFPPGYGATGTAALLKVPQSLLKVLQALKAQGYTVGELPETGESIIQKVKQADEILEAKQDFIFADGSVVSNQVNVEKLEKWLGYLQRSRVEKQWQSLTGTGIKTLGEDYHIGGIQLGNIWIGVQPPLGLSGDPMRLMFERDLTPHPQYTAFYQWLQKDFQADAIVHFGMHGTVEWLPGSPLGNTGYSWSDILLGNLPNLYLYAANNPSESILAKRRGYGVLISYNVPPYGRAGLYKQLVSLRELIAEYREDPQKNSTLQDVISQQITDMGLEVDCPFEEGKKLGIAFTLKNARLFSVEVLYNYFIKIYDYLQVLEQRLFSSGLHTFGENPTEEELSNYMNAYSTESMNELTPETESQIRGLLLQTSDELTNLLRGLNGEYIPPAPGGDLLRDGPGVLPTGRNIHALDPYRMPSAAAYLRGREIAQKIISQQLAETGNYPETIAVMLWGLDAIKTRGESLGIILELVGAEPVKEGTGRIVRYELQPLEKINHPRIDVLANLSGIFRDSFANIIELLDDLFLRAAHAEEPEDQNFIRKHALQLRSQGIENPSARLFSNPSGDFGSLVNDQIVDGNWESEDELGNTWKGRNVFSYGRQDKGQARPEVMTQLLKTMDNIVQEIDSVEYGLTDIQEYYANTGGLKRAAEQQKGQKVKASFVESFSKDTTPRQLEDLLRIEYRTKLLNPKWADAMVNQGSGGAYEISQRMTALMGWGGTTNFKENWVYDQAAKTYALDEKRADQLRQANPEAFRNIVGRMLEAQGRGFWETDAETLEKLRALYDLTEQELEGITV
- a CDS encoding ribonuclease HII, encoding MIADDSSTPILIAGVDEVGRGALFGPVVAAAVILSENSMTQLTRAGVKDSKKLTPGVRSRLALEIKAIAIDYKIGWASVREIDRFNILQATLLAMKRAIFKLNPQPELCLIDGNQKIPQLFIPQQTIIKGDSTSLVIAAASIVAKVWRDELITRLSEKYPQYDLKQNKGYGTAKHRQAIQQYGVTSQHRQSFSCCQLSLPLN